The Kaustia mangrovi genome has a segment encoding these proteins:
- a CDS encoding NAD(P)/FAD-dependent oxidoreductase yields MTARTTGTLIVGGGLIGAFTAWFLARAGRSVTVLEKGLVGAQSSGANFGNLRLQGRDPRQYPLSLRAQAIWEEIEALTGESCEYDRTGHLYLARDEEELASLHRYAEISRSAGLVVEDLDGPALAARFPYLDRGILAATFSKRDATANPRLATLMVMRAARAHGAGVLEHCEVVAAGHSGAAFEVETRSHGLFRSEHLVNAAGAWGGEIAAQFAEEVPLFSAGPPQFVTEPLPHVIAPSMQRVSGTVIFRQIPRGNVIVAGYPRTASDAQNLRTRVPPHKTLDGMAGLGLLAPMLRTAHVIRVWSGVEGYLPDMIPIIGPSGTQDGLFHGFGCCGHGFQIAPGVGAVLADLIATGRTDTPVEAFHIARYREGVQANEKFAREFDSR; encoded by the coding sequence ATGACGGCGCGCACGACCGGAACCCTCATTGTCGGCGGCGGGCTGATCGGCGCCTTCACCGCCTGGTTCCTCGCCCGTGCCGGCCGGTCGGTCACGGTTCTGGAGAAGGGCCTTGTGGGCGCGCAGTCGAGCGGCGCCAATTTCGGCAATCTCCGCCTCCAGGGCCGCGACCCCCGCCAGTATCCGCTGTCGCTGCGCGCGCAGGCGATCTGGGAGGAGATCGAGGCCCTGACCGGGGAGAGCTGCGAGTACGACCGCACGGGCCATCTCTATCTCGCCCGCGACGAGGAGGAGCTCGCCAGTCTCCATCGCTATGCGGAGATCTCGCGCTCCGCCGGGCTTGTGGTCGAGGATCTCGACGGCCCCGCGCTCGCCGCGCGCTTTCCCTATCTCGACCGCGGCATCCTCGCCGCGACCTTCTCTAAGCGCGACGCGACGGCCAATCCGCGCCTTGCGACCCTCATGGTCATGCGCGCCGCCCGGGCCCACGGCGCCGGGGTGCTCGAGCATTGCGAGGTCGTCGCGGCCGGCCATTCGGGGGCCGCCTTCGAGGTGGAGACGCGATCCCACGGGCTCTTCCGGTCGGAGCATCTGGTGAATGCCGCGGGCGCCTGGGGCGGCGAGATCGCCGCGCAGTTCGCAGAGGAGGTGCCGCTGTTCTCCGCCGGCCCGCCGCAATTCGTCACCGAGCCCCTGCCCCATGTGATCGCACCGTCCATGCAGCGCGTGAGCGGCACGGTTATCTTCCGGCAGATCCCCCGGGGCAATGTCATCGTCGCGGGCTATCCGCGCACGGCGAGCGACGCGCAGAACCTGCGCACGCGCGTTCCCCCGCACAAGACGCTCGATGGCATGGCCGGCCTCGGCCTCCTCGCCCCGATGCTGCGCACCGCCCATGTCATCCGGGTCTGGTCGGGCGTGGAGGGCTATCTGCCCGACATGATCCCCATCATCGGGCCGAGCGGGACGCAGGACGGCCTGTTCCACGGCTTCGGCTGCTGCGGCCACGGCTTCCAGATCGCCCCGGGCGTCGGCGCCGTCCTCGCCGACCTCATCGCGACGGGGCGCACGGACACGCCCGTCGAGGCCTTCCACATCGCCCGCTACC
- a CDS encoding NAD(P)/FAD-dependent oxidoreductase, protein MAPILIVGSGPAGMSAAIALARRGVRPVVVSDAPHAGGQGFRRLNPQMALDARRIYGAEARKYEALHRDFEAILPQIDYRPATLVWAIYEGKAFILRDGQAGEIAWSGLILAPGATDRIMPVAGWTRPGVFSLGAAQIALKDQGAFIGRKVVFAGSSPLLLLAALQYRTHGARDIAVLDTTPLGAKLRAAPGLRHSPGTALRGLRLMRALKRLGVPVHQGVRLEAIEGADRVSAIRFTAPSGQECRIACDAVALGHGLRAETQLAELADCDFAFDAALRQWLPVADADGRAGERLYLAGDGACIGGADAAIAGGALSAEALLAELGEPGPSARRRRLRGTVARLRRFQRGLAGAFRWPHEEAGRLADTVTVCRCEMVTAGEIRTAVRADLGPAEVNRVKAVTRCGMGRCQGRFCGPALAEITAEASQSPIDAVGRLRAQAPVKPLPLSAADTRS, encoded by the coding sequence ATGGCGCCCATCCTCATTGTCGGCTCGGGGCCTGCGGGCATGAGCGCGGCCATCGCGCTTGCCCGGCGCGGCGTCCGCCCGGTGGTCGTCAGCGACGCGCCCCATGCCGGCGGCCAGGGCTTCCGGCGCCTGAACCCGCAGATGGCGCTCGACGCACGGCGGATCTACGGTGCGGAGGCCCGCAAATACGAGGCGCTGCACCGCGATTTCGAGGCGATCCTGCCGCAGATCGACTACCGCCCCGCAACGCTCGTCTGGGCGATCTACGAGGGCAAGGCCTTCATCCTCCGCGACGGCCAGGCCGGCGAGATCGCCTGGTCCGGCCTGATCCTCGCGCCCGGCGCCACGGACCGCATCATGCCCGTTGCGGGCTGGACGCGCCCGGGTGTCTTCTCGCTGGGCGCCGCCCAGATCGCGCTCAAGGATCAGGGCGCCTTCATCGGCCGCAAGGTCGTGTTCGCGGGCAGCTCGCCCCTCCTGCTGCTCGCCGCGCTCCAGTACCGCACGCACGGGGCGCGCGACATCGCGGTGCTCGACACGACACCGCTCGGCGCCAAGCTGCGCGCCGCGCCGGGCTTGCGCCATTCGCCCGGCACGGCCTTGCGCGGCCTCAGGCTCATGAGGGCGCTGAAGCGCCTCGGCGTGCCGGTCCATCAGGGCGTGCGCCTGGAGGCCATAGAGGGGGCGGACCGGGTGTCCGCCATCCGCTTCACCGCGCCTTCCGGCCAGGAGTGCCGCATCGCCTGCGACGCCGTCGCGCTCGGCCACGGTCTCAGGGCGGAAACGCAGCTTGCCGAGCTTGCCGACTGCGACTTCGCCTTCGACGCGGCTCTGCGCCAGTGGCTGCCGGTCGCCGATGCGGACGGGCGCGCGGGCGAGCGGCTCTATCTCGCTGGCGACGGGGCGTGCATCGGCGGGGCCGACGCGGCCATTGCGGGCGGCGCGCTCTCAGCGGAGGCGCTCCTTGCCGAGCTCGGCGAGCCGGGCCCGTCCGCCCGGCGGCGGCGCCTGCGCGGGACGGTCGCGCGGCTACGCCGGTTCCAGCGCGGCCTCGCCGGCGCCTTCCGGTGGCCGCACGAGGAGGCCGGCCGCCTGGCCGACACGGTGACGGTCTGCCGGTGCGAGATGGTCACGGCCGGCGAGATCCGGACGGCCGTCCGCGCCGATCTGGGGCCCGCGGAGGTCAACCGGGTCAAGGCCGTCACGCGCTGCGGCATGGGGCGCTGCCAGGGCCGGTTCTGCGGCCCCGCGCTCGCGGAGATCACGGCGGAGGCCTCGCAAAGCCCGATCGACGCGGTGGGCCGCCTGCGCGCCCAGGCGCCGGTCAAGCCCCTGCCCCTGTCGGCGGCGGACACGCGCTCATGA